A window of the Candidatus Nitrosotalea okcheonensis genome harbors these coding sequences:
- a CDS encoding Lrp/AsnC family transcriptional regulator, which translates to MKIITELSRDGNTSVPNLSKKLGVNTSVLYSRVKRLVKKKLIKKFTIVVDESLIGIGVRATMGINRDPKLKDQIHKALLKTPEIVVISEVTGRFDILLTLRARNLEELHTVAIEKIGKIDGIQNTETFVELQKTDKDPIYSMTG; encoded by the coding sequence ATGAAAATAATTACCGAGCTTAGCAGAGATGGTAACACGTCAGTTCCAAATCTTTCAAAAAAACTCGGTGTCAACACGTCAGTTCTCTATAGCAGAGTAAAACGACTTGTCAAGAAAAAACTAATCAAGAAATTCACAATTGTAGTTGACGAGTCTCTGATAGGCATTGGAGTGAGGGCAACTATGGGTATTAACCGGGATCCAAAGTTGAAAGATCAGATTCACAAGGCATTGTTGAAAACTCCTGAAATAGTTGTAATATCTGAAGTAACTGGAAGATTTGATATATTGTTGACTCTGAGAGCGCGGAACCTTGAGGAATTACATACTGTGGCTATAGAAAAGATAGGAAAAATTGACGGAATACAAAATACGGAAACTTTTGTTGAGTTACAGAAGACCGATAAAGATCCAATCTATTCCATGACTGGATAA
- a CDS encoding 50S ribosomal protein L11 gives MADIQTVSALVTGGQASAGPPLGPTLGPLGVNILQIVTAINEKTKDFEGMKVPVTVNVDKGTKKWTVEVGIPSAAALILKEAGIQKGSGTSGATWVGDISPDAVVKVAKLKIDSSYALNIKSASKEIIGTCLALGIKISGKNPKEATADLESGKWDDKFK, from the coding sequence ATGGCAGACATACAAACCGTTTCTGCACTAGTAACAGGAGGCCAGGCCAGTGCAGGTCCTCCTTTGGGTCCAACATTGGGACCTCTTGGTGTAAACATTTTACAAATAGTCACTGCCATAAATGAGAAGACTAAAGATTTTGAAGGAATGAAGGTACCTGTCACAGTTAATGTCGACAAAGGAACAAAGAAATGGACTGTAGAGGTTGGAATTCCATCGGCAGCAGCCCTAATTTTAAAAGAAGCTGGTATTCAGAAAGGATCAGGAACTTCTGGTGCTACATGGGTAGGAGATATTTCACCAGATGCAGTTGTCAAGGTTGCCAAATTGAAAATAGATTCGTCATATGCACTTAATATAAAATCAGCATCAAAAGAAATAATCGGAACATGTCTTGCACTAGGAATCAAGATAAGCGGCAAGAATCCAAAAGAAGCAACAGCCGATCTAGAATCGGGCAAATGGGACGACAAATTCAAGTAA
- a CDS encoding transcription elongation factor Spt5, whose amino-acid sequence MAQETKSHFFAVRTTGGQEKVVMGLLENRIKLKKLNIQSVLLLENLKGYVVVEAIDANAAFDALQGIRHIRGQLRGELTFKDIEGYLVKKSTVSELVVDQVVEIIGGPFKGMKATVTRVDHDKEEATVILLDAPYQLPVTVDANYLKPSTH is encoded by the coding sequence ATGGCTCAGGAGACAAAATCACACTTTTTTGCTGTTAGGACCACCGGAGGTCAAGAAAAGGTTGTCATGGGCCTATTGGAAAACAGAATTAAATTAAAAAAACTTAACATACAATCAGTTCTTTTGTTAGAGAACCTCAAAGGGTATGTAGTGGTGGAAGCCATAGATGCAAATGCAGCATTTGATGCACTACAAGGAATCAGACATATTAGAGGTCAACTGAGAGGAGAATTGACATTCAAGGACATAGAAGGTTATCTTGTAAAGAAATCCACTGTTTCAGAATTGGTTGTGGATCAAGTAGTAGAGATTATTGGCGGTCCGTTCAAAGGCATGAAGGCCACAGTCACACGAGTAGATCACGACAAGGAAGAAGCTACAGTGATTTTACTTGATGCACCTTACCAATTGCCAGTTACAGTAGATGCGAATTATCTAAAACCATCAACGCATTAG
- a CDS encoding SecE/sec61-gamma family protein translocase subunit — protein MVKINPKQMLKDMVNTMKLARKSDKEDYMEHLRLVSLGMATLGAIGFIIQFTFAVINLGHR, from the coding sequence ATGGTAAAGATAAACCCAAAGCAGATGCTCAAGGACATGGTCAATACAATGAAACTTGCCAGAAAGTCAGATAAAGAAGACTACATGGAACATTTGAGACTGGTATCTCTTGGAATGGCTACACTTGGAGCCATTGGATTCATAATTCAGTTTACATTTGCTGTTATCAATTTAGGACATAGATAG
- a CDS encoding RNA-guided endonuclease InsQ/TnpB family protein translates to MTIKSVKQIHTFPDEIQSMMETFKDMVNYCIRIGISENISNLNKFSSLHYKDLSQFNIQSYYKLTAMSQAMGRLAQRKKDMKKGRIVKSPYISKPYLVSCYGFKITGMLLSFPMYHGDKFLVRLDSHTMSQLENAEPRSFVITPDSVSISVRKQVEQIIPENVIGIDRNLRNITISTPNQTVMYKTSKLLSIKENMSHVISSFKRFDVRKKKHFQKRLGNRRARRIQQHLHKISKDIISRAVQSKSMIVLEDIKCIRKLYRKGNGQGTKYRRRLNSWSFYELQRQIQYKAEWEGIPVGFIDPKRTSQLCPICGERLQEDRFHRRKLLCNNCKRSIDRDVVASMNISYKGWSRFCHPRGLLVEAVNGNLENFRPVILQVDGSKLVETRK, encoded by the coding sequence ATGACCATAAAATCAGTAAAGCAGATTCACACATTTCCTGATGAAATCCAGTCCATGATGGAAACATTCAAGGACATGGTAAATTATTGCATACGAATAGGGATATCTGAAAACATATCAAACCTGAATAAATTCTCGTCATTGCACTACAAGGATTTGTCCCAATTCAATATACAGTCCTACTACAAACTTACTGCCATGTCTCAGGCAATGGGCAGGCTGGCACAGAGGAAAAAAGACATGAAAAAAGGAAGAATAGTAAAATCACCATACATCTCAAAACCATATCTGGTCTCATGCTATGGTTTTAAAATAACAGGCATGTTGCTTTCATTTCCAATGTACCATGGTGACAAGTTCTTGGTAAGACTGGACAGCCACACCATGTCACAATTGGAAAATGCAGAACCAAGGTCATTTGTGATAACACCTGATTCAGTATCAATCTCAGTAAGAAAACAAGTAGAGCAAATCATTCCAGAAAACGTGATTGGGATAGACAGGAACCTCAGAAACATCACAATATCAACTCCAAATCAAACTGTGATGTACAAGACTAGCAAGTTATTATCAATAAAGGAAAACATGTCTCATGTGATATCATCTTTTAAAAGATTTGACGTAAGAAAAAAGAAACATTTCCAGAAAAGATTGGGCAACAGGCGTGCAAGACGTATACAGCAACACCTGCACAAGATATCAAAGGATATCATATCAAGGGCGGTACAATCAAAGTCAATGATAGTATTAGAAGATATCAAGTGCATCAGAAAATTATACAGAAAGGGAAACGGTCAGGGAACAAAATATAGAAGAAGATTAAACTCATGGTCGTTCTATGAACTGCAAAGACAGATACAATACAAGGCAGAATGGGAAGGAATTCCTGTTGGTTTCATAGATCCTAAACGCACAAGCCAACTCTGTCCAATATGCGGAGAAAGACTCCAAGAGGACAGGTTTCACAGACGAAAATTGTTGTGCAATAATTGTAAGAGATCAATAGACAGGGATGTAGTTGCATCCATGAACATATCTTACAAGGGGTGGAGTAGGTTTTGCCATCCTAGAGGGCTTTTAGTTGAAGCGGTGAACGGGAATCTGGAAAACTTTCGGCCAGTAATCCTGCAAGTAGATGGAAGCAAGTTGGTTGAGACTCGAAAATGA
- a CDS encoding D-aminoacyl-tRNA deacylase, with the protein MDLLVAYESDPAGFNMATFLSKQMNKNDDGVFHGSNFDLVIIPTPAISADWLEEKYPYDGYVFLSKHAAESGDLALTCHSTGNFGDAMFGGFARQVAIPHPYRQKSYMKRLWEQRDLFSKFDITIEATHHGPTALNKPTLFIEIGTTEREWADTVLCENVAKVVLKEMSESPSKHDVAICFGGTHYPRKFNKELLEGDFALGTVVPKHGLDNMDSDLFDHIVERNNEAKFALVDWSGLGKSKQKIVEMISTSNLEMVKI; encoded by the coding sequence ATGGATCTACTAGTAGCATACGAATCTGATCCTGCAGGTTTTAACATGGCTACATTTCTTTCAAAACAAATGAACAAAAACGATGATGGGGTTTTTCATGGAAGTAATTTTGATCTTGTAATAATACCGACTCCGGCAATATCTGCCGATTGGCTTGAAGAAAAATATCCTTATGATGGTTATGTATTTTTATCAAAACACGCTGCTGAAAGTGGAGATCTTGCACTGACTTGTCACAGTACGGGAAACTTTGGCGATGCCATGTTTGGCGGATTTGCAAGACAAGTTGCAATACCTCATCCTTATAGACAAAAGTCATACATGAAACGATTATGGGAACAACGAGATCTCTTTTCAAAATTTGACATAACAATAGAGGCTACTCATCATGGACCTACTGCCTTGAACAAGCCAACACTGTTCATTGAAATAGGTACAACTGAAAGAGAATGGGCAGATACTGTGCTATGTGAAAATGTGGCAAAAGTTGTCTTAAAAGAAATGTCAGAATCTCCAAGCAAACATGATGTGGCCATCTGTTTTGGTGGCACTCATTATCCAAGAAAATTCAACAAGGAACTTCTCGAGGGTGATTTTGCATTAGGTACTGTTGTTCCAAAACATGGTCTTGACAATATGGATTCAGATCTTTTTGATCACATTGTAGAACGAAATAATGAAGCTAAATTTGCACTGGTGGATTGGAGCGGACTTGGAAAGAGTAAACAAAAAATAGTTGAGATGATAAGTACAAGTAATCTAGAGATGGTAAAAATTTGA
- a CDS encoding MGMT family protein, with amino-acid sequence MKLEHRVYEKLLKVPKGKVTTYSELAKAVGIKNGQRSIGQMMKKNPFPVIVPCHRVILSTGKIGGYAWGEKVKTNMLSKEGITIKKGKILDKDRIFRF; translated from the coding sequence TTGAAACTTGAACACAGAGTATATGAAAAACTTTTGAAAGTTCCAAAAGGAAAGGTTACTACATACTCTGAACTTGCAAAGGCAGTTGGTATAAAAAACGGGCAAAGATCTATAGGGCAAATGATGAAAAAAAATCCCTTTCCTGTTATTGTTCCATGTCATAGGGTGATTCTGTCCACTGGTAAAATCGGAGGCTATGCATGGGGTGAGAAAGTAAAAACTAACATGCTTTCTAAAGAAGGAATAACAATCAAGAAAGGGAAAATTCTTGACAAGGACAGAATCTTTAGATTCTAA
- a CDS encoding 50S ribosomal protein L19e, giving the protein MVVNLKSKRQLVSRILGVGVGRVRFDPEYLDDITDAITRDNIRSLITAGTIQVKPIIGTSKGRAHFKKSQKRKRGTKQGSKKGRKGSRVGKKEVYVKRIRAMRHQLKVSKSRKEIPNESYWKLYKQVGGNQVRNLAHLRSLIEEVHSKK; this is encoded by the coding sequence GTGGTAGTAAATCTTAAGTCTAAAAGACAGCTAGTCTCCAGAATTCTTGGAGTAGGAGTAGGTAGAGTAAGATTTGATCCAGAATACTTGGATGACATAACAGATGCAATTACTCGTGACAACATTAGAAGCTTGATAACCGCTGGAACAATTCAGGTAAAGCCAATCATAGGAACTTCAAAAGGAAGAGCACATTTCAAGAAATCCCAGAAACGCAAACGTGGAACTAAACAAGGTTCCAAAAAGGGAAGAAAAGGATCAAGAGTAGGAAAGAAGGAAGTGTATGTCAAGAGAATAAGAGCAATGAGACATCAACTAAAAGTATCAAAATCAAGAAAAGAAATACCAAACGAAAGTTATTGGAAATTGTACAAACAAGTTGGTGGAAATCAAGTAAGAAACTTGGCACATCTTCGTAGCTTGATAGAAGAAGTTCATTCCAAGAAATAA
- a CDS encoding 50S ribosomal protein L32e yields the protein MPINKEALELRKKVAEHRPDFVRQESWRYSKLAESWRKPKGMDNHQRKQKKGWPALVRVGYGGPKIARGLHPSGFTDNLVYNLKDLEKLDPKKDGIRFGHGVGKKKRSEMITKAMEKNFKVFNARVSASGSKS from the coding sequence ATGCCAATCAATAAAGAAGCTCTTGAACTTAGAAAAAAGGTAGCAGAGCACAGGCCAGATTTTGTTAGACAGGAAAGCTGGAGATATTCAAAACTTGCAGAATCATGGAGAAAGCCAAAAGGCATGGACAACCATCAAAGAAAACAGAAAAAGGGATGGCCAGCTCTAGTACGAGTCGGATATGGAGGGCCAAAGATTGCAAGAGGATTACACCCATCAGGATTTACGGATAATTTAGTTTACAATTTAAAAGACTTGGAAAAGCTCGATCCTAAGAAAGATGGCATCAGATTTGGTCACGGAGTAGGGAAAAAGAAGAGATCAGAGATGATTACAAAAGCAATGGAAAAAAACTTCAAAGTATTCAATGCAAGGGTGTCAGCTAGTGGTAGTAAATCTTAA
- the pckA gene encoding phosphoenolpyruvate carboxykinase (ATP) → MIEDLEPTITRHVVLQLEQMGIKPAKIQRNLQVKNLIDLIEERNEGILTASGALAVKTGKYTGRSPDDRFIVDDEQTHNTVDWGKINHPFPEDKFDKIFEKMRKYVVDKEIFIFDGFVGADPEHRLPIRIITDHPWQSLFVRQLFIRPTASELESHKPEYTVIALNDFKAIPEADGTKTDTFILLNYTKKIVLIGATSYAGEIKKAMFSVMNYILPSRGVFPMHCSANIGKNGDTSLFFGLSGTGKTTLSADSNRKLIGDDEHGWSDRGIFNFEGGCYAKCINLNKDAEPQIWDAIRSGAVLENVVIDKKTMMPDFNDGSLTENTRAAYPLDYIPGAVIPSLGGNPQIIIFLTADAFGVLPPISRLTKEGAMYHFMSGYTSKLAGTERGITEPKATFSECFGAPFMSRHASVYAKLLGEKIVKHKAVVYLINTGWSGGPYGIGKRMNIHHTRSMVTAALSGELDKVQYRHDEVFNVDVPITCPDVPSEVLNPRNTWSDKDAYDLSAKKLAQMFVDNFKKFGNVAQEIKNAGPHI, encoded by the coding sequence ATGATAGAGGATTTGGAACCTACAATCACTCGTCACGTTGTATTACAATTGGAACAAATGGGAATAAAACCTGCCAAGATACAGAGGAATCTACAGGTCAAAAATCTCATTGATCTAATAGAAGAAAGAAACGAGGGTATTTTGACTGCCAGCGGCGCATTGGCTGTGAAAACCGGAAAATATACTGGAAGATCACCTGATGACCGTTTTATAGTAGATGATGAACAAACTCACAATACCGTTGACTGGGGCAAAATTAATCACCCGTTTCCAGAAGACAAGTTTGATAAAATATTTGAAAAGATGAGAAAATACGTTGTAGATAAAGAAATCTTCATCTTTGATGGATTTGTAGGTGCAGACCCCGAACATCGATTACCCATCAGAATTATAACTGATCATCCATGGCAAAGCCTCTTTGTAAGACAACTCTTCATTAGACCTACTGCCTCGGAACTAGAGTCTCACAAACCAGAGTATACTGTTATCGCACTAAATGATTTCAAAGCAATACCAGAAGCAGATGGGACAAAAACTGATACATTCATTCTTCTTAATTATACAAAGAAAATTGTCTTGATTGGAGCAACGTCATATGCCGGAGAAATAAAAAAGGCAATGTTTTCTGTAATGAATTACATTTTACCATCACGAGGTGTCTTTCCAATGCACTGTTCTGCTAATATAGGAAAGAACGGGGACACTTCTCTGTTCTTTGGTCTCTCGGGTACTGGAAAAACTACACTATCTGCTGACTCTAATAGGAAATTGATAGGCGATGATGAACACGGATGGTCTGATAGAGGCATCTTTAATTTTGAAGGAGGATGTTATGCAAAGTGTATCAATCTAAACAAAGATGCAGAACCACAAATCTGGGATGCGATAAGGTCTGGTGCAGTTCTAGAAAATGTTGTAATTGACAAGAAAACCATGATGCCAGATTTCAATGATGGGAGTCTAACTGAAAATACTAGAGCTGCATATCCTCTTGATTACATTCCAGGTGCAGTGATACCAAGTCTTGGCGGGAATCCACAGATCATAATATTTCTAACAGCTGACGCATTTGGTGTATTGCCGCCCATCTCCAGACTCACAAAAGAAGGGGCTATGTATCATTTCATGTCTGGATATACAAGTAAGCTTGCAGGTACTGAAAGAGGAATAACCGAACCCAAGGCAACATTTTCTGAATGTTTTGGTGCACCCTTCATGTCACGACACGCATCAGTTTATGCAAAATTGCTGGGAGAAAAAATAGTCAAACACAAGGCAGTGGTATATTTGATAAACACAGGTTGGTCAGGCGGACCATATGGAATTGGAAAAAGGATGAATATTCATCATACGAGAAGTATGGTCACAGCTGCACTCTCAGGAGAATTGGATAAGGTGCAATATAGACACGATGAGGTATTTAATGTGGATGTCCCAATTACATGTCCTGATGTTCCTTCTGAGGTTTTGAATCCAAGAAATACTTGGTCTGACAAAGACGCATATGATTTGTCTGCCAAAAAACTAGCCCAAATGTTTGTTGATAATTTCAAAAAATTTGGAAATGTAGCTCAGGAAATAAAAAATGCTGGACCACACATCTGA
- a CDS encoding S8 family serine peptidase, with translation MCFISYSNEEKQNILSRSIQLVGTQVPRQHGLSGQGIKIGIIDTGIDFDHPDLHGYGPSGRITGGYDYVNMNEKPMDVNGHGTEIAGIIGANGNFSGIAPKSQLFSYKVSSTGEAVSSEYIIQAISRAIKDKMNVINISLGVNRTNDELESAVDNAVKKGIVVVVAAGNNGPDEKSIGSPGRDFNVITVGASYNNITSSLASTLEIGNKQYSAAPMLGTNVSENPIEGKIIYGGYGRVKDLQGINVKNSILLEQRGSNTTGEKVFFSEKEKNAADRGAKGLIIYNNQSGIFFGELIGPNSTKDYHPRIPVISISREDGIGLKAMLKNNTVGRLNIFYHPDFVAPFSSRGPVSPFYIKPDLVAPGVYVNTTTIGGGYNLTSGTSIAAPHVTGAVAILLQKYPSLDPSSIASIITTTTDPVTDAYGETFPINVAGSGRLNITRATSAGLIISPHSLVFNLSYENSNETRTLHLHSINNTVIPKLKVQFLSNEPRLVFNYTASNNTLNVQITDNARNLGDYDGFIIIDDSKTLYRIPVIVHVTKGTIKENQNDAQLNFTIDYPGKWSYAKISLMKAGSQDMKTIGITPQNTKTITIHNTGEYWVQADIKVGNETDHAYEILTINHVTKGYPDIEDILHIPIKQTAIIFSIIIIAVIAVLVKRR, from the coding sequence ATGTGTTTTATTTCATACTCCAATGAAGAAAAACAGAATATACTTTCAAGAAGCATACAACTAGTCGGTACTCAAGTTCCGCGACAGCATGGCTTGAGTGGTCAGGGAATTAAAATTGGAATAATAGACACTGGAATAGATTTTGATCATCCAGACTTGCACGGTTACGGACCATCAGGGCGAATCACAGGCGGATATGATTATGTCAACATGAATGAAAAGCCAATGGATGTAAATGGTCACGGTACAGAGATTGCAGGCATAATTGGTGCCAATGGAAATTTTTCCGGCATTGCTCCAAAGTCTCAGTTATTTTCATACAAGGTTTCATCTACTGGAGAGGCAGTCTCATCAGAATACATCATACAGGCTATCTCTCGTGCTATAAAAGATAAGATGAATGTAATTAACATCAGCCTTGGAGTAAATAGAACTAATGATGAATTAGAAAGTGCAGTTGATAACGCAGTAAAAAAAGGAATTGTAGTAGTTGTAGCAGCGGGAAACAATGGACCAGATGAAAAAAGCATTGGTAGCCCAGGCAGAGATTTCAATGTGATAACGGTGGGAGCTTCGTACAACAATATAACATCAAGTCTTGCATCCACTTTAGAAATTGGAAACAAGCAATACAGTGCTGCTCCGATGCTTGGTACGAATGTTTCAGAAAACCCAATTGAGGGTAAAATAATTTATGGTGGATATGGAAGAGTCAAAGATCTTCAGGGAATCAATGTCAAAAATTCCATACTACTGGAACAACGGGGTAGCAATACAACTGGTGAAAAGGTATTTTTTTCTGAAAAAGAGAAAAATGCAGCAGACCGTGGTGCAAAGGGATTAATAATATACAACAATCAGAGTGGAATTTTCTTTGGTGAACTCATAGGACCCAATTCAACCAAAGACTATCATCCCAGGATTCCCGTAATTTCAATATCAAGAGAAGACGGTATTGGATTAAAAGCGATGTTGAAAAATAACACTGTGGGTAGGTTGAACATATTTTATCACCCAGACTTTGTAGCGCCATTTAGCTCACGTGGACCAGTTTCCCCATTTTACATAAAACCAGATCTTGTTGCACCTGGAGTTTACGTAAACACCACGACAATTGGCGGCGGATATAATTTAACTAGTGGTACAAGCATAGCAGCACCACATGTTACAGGTGCAGTAGCAATACTACTACAAAAATACCCAAGTTTAGATCCATCATCCATAGCGTCCATAATAACTACAACAACCGATCCCGTTACAGATGCGTATGGTGAAACATTTCCAATCAATGTTGCAGGTAGTGGAAGATTGAACATTACAAGAGCGACTTCTGCCGGTTTGATCATCTCACCACATAGCCTAGTTTTTAATCTCTCTTATGAAAATTCCAATGAGACTAGGACATTACATTTGCATTCAATTAACAACACCGTAATCCCAAAATTAAAAGTACAATTCTTATCGAATGAACCAAGACTTGTTTTCAATTACACAGCAAGTAACAATACACTAAATGTGCAAATTACAGATAATGCAAGAAATCTGGGTGATTATGACGGATTTATAATAATTGATGATTCAAAAACTTTGTACCGTATTCCAGTCATAGTACACGTTACAAAGGGAACAATAAAGGAAAACCAGAATGACGCGCAGCTTAATTTTACTATAGACTATCCTGGCAAATGGTCATATGCAAAGATTTCTTTAATGAAAGCTGGCTCACAGGATATGAAAACAATTGGCATCACTCCACAAAATACAAAGACTATCACCATTCACAATACAGGAGAATATTGGGTTCAAGCTGATATCAAGGTTGGAAATGAAACGGATCATGCATATGAGATATTAACGATAAATCACGTCACAAAAGGCTATCCAGATATTGAAGATATTTTACATATTCCAATTAAACAGACAGCCATTATTTTTTCCATCATAATAATCGCAGTTATTGCGGTACTGGTAAAACGTAGATAA
- a CDS encoding superoxide dismutase: protein MAKYELPKVPYTYDSLEPHIDAKTMEIHHTKHHQAYTDGLNNALANLSPELQNMELTKLLSNLNQVPENVRGAVNFHGGGYENHALFWNSMKSGGGGKPGGSLEEAINSVFGNFDSFKEKFIKDTIAIQGSGWGWLAYNPQTKKVEFTTMPNQTSPRTKNLIPLMGLDVWEHAYYLKYQNRRADYVNAWWNVINWDEIDSRLSKIKA from the coding sequence ATGGCAAAATATGAACTTCCAAAAGTACCATACACGTATGATTCCTTGGAACCACACATTGATGCTAAAACAATGGAAATTCACCACACAAAGCATCATCAAGCATATACTGATGGCTTGAATAATGCATTGGCAAATCTGAGTCCAGAACTACAAAATATGGAACTGACCAAGTTACTTTCAAACTTGAATCAAGTCCCAGAAAATGTTCGAGGTGCAGTGAATTTCCATGGAGGCGGTTATGAAAACCATGCCTTGTTTTGGAATAGTATGAAATCAGGTGGCGGCGGAAAACCCGGAGGTAGCTTGGAGGAAGCTATTAATTCGGTGTTTGGAAACTTTGACAGCTTCAAAGAAAAATTCATCAAGGATACCATTGCTATACAGGGAAGTGGCTGGGGTTGGTTAGCTTACAATCCTCAGACAAAGAAAGTTGAGTTTACTACCATGCCAAATCAGACAAGCCCACGTACCAAAAATCTTATTCCATTGATGGGATTGGATGTTTGGGAGCACGCATATTATCTGAAATACCAAAATCGACGTGCAGACTATGTCAATGCATGGTGGAACGTAATAAACTGGGACGAAATAGATTCACGACTTTCAAAGATAAAAGCATAA
- the pfdA gene encoding prefoldin subunit alpha produces MSEEQAQSLLQQMQALESYLNDLVQREETVMRLLQEATNAVESMKGMVGNVDCETLVPIGLGVYVKAKINPEQKMIVNIGAGASVEQDKNLAINYMESRIKELEMVLQQLASQRHEVSMKLEQGQHEMNRLIQSNHSSTQ; encoded by the coding sequence ATGAGTGAAGAACAGGCTCAGTCTTTGTTGCAACAGATGCAGGCTCTTGAATCATATCTGAATGATTTGGTACAACGTGAGGAAACAGTAATGAGACTTTTACAGGAGGCAACAAATGCGGTCGAATCAATGAAGGGGATGGTCGGTAATGTTGATTGTGAAACACTCGTACCAATTGGTTTGGGAGTTTATGTTAAAGCAAAAATAAATCCTGAACAAAAAATGATTGTAAATATAGGTGCTGGAGCTTCTGTGGAACAAGATAAAAATTTAGCAATAAACTATATGGAATCTAGAATTAAGGAACTAGAGATGGTGTTGCAACAATTAGCGTCACAGCGACATGAAGTCTCTATGAAGCTTGAACAGGGACAACATGAAATGAACAGACTTATACAATCTAATCATAGTTCAACGCAGTAA